The following proteins are co-located in the Manihot esculenta cultivar AM560-2 chromosome 7, M.esculenta_v8, whole genome shotgun sequence genome:
- the LOC110607398 gene encoding stemmadenine O-acetyltransferase, which produces MEVHIVAREVIKPSSLAIQHQKPYKFSLFDQLTPTTYVPVIYFYPNNNNSEPNLIRQILTHLKESLSQTLDLYYPFSGRTNDNLYVDRFDEGVPFFEAKVKCSMSDFLKRHETEWLNRFLPCRPFTKEVNMSIPFFAFQVTIFTCGGIALGWCMSHKLFDGLTASAFVTTWASIFRGELQDVIKPDLNEASLVFPPKISFPQKHLSLMESLWFTKANYVTRRFVFDAKAISTLRDRTKGKLAVPPSRIETLSCFIWKCSMTASKIISGTTKPSILAEAVNLRQKTKPPMSDASSGNLFWWAIAVANPTDTNTELHDLVGLLSEAIAVYKSDYTHTLQGEDGFEILSDYCDQLEELFSLEKPDIFAFTSWSHMSLTRPNFGWGEPFWVGVMGKAGAEFRNLTVFIDTTDGKGIEAWITLDEQRMAILQHDPEFLAFASPNPRISSL; this is translated from the coding sequence ATGGAAGTTCATATTGTTGCAAGAGAGGTTATCAAGCCTTCTTCACTAGCTATTCAACATCAAAAACCCTACAAGTTCTCTCTTTTCGACCAGCTTACCCCTACAACTTATGTTCCAGTTATTTACTTCTACCCCAATAACAATAATTCTGAACCCAATCTCATTCGTCAAATCCTAACCCACTTAAAAGAATCTCTTTCTCAAACCCTTGATCTCTATTATCCCTTTTCTGGAAGAACAAATGATAACCTCTACGTGGATCGTTTTGATGAAGGGGTTCCATTTTTTGAAGCTAAAGTGAAATGTTCCATGTCAGATTTCCTTAAGCGACATGAAACTGAGTGGTTGAATCGTTTCCTTCCATGCCGACCCTTTACCAAGGAAGTGAACATGAGCATACCCTTTTTCGCTTTTCAAGTGACCATATTTACTTGTGGAGGAATAGCTTTGGGCTGGTGCATGTCGCACAAGCTCTTTGATGGATTAACAGCTTCAGCTTTCGTTACTACATGGGCTTCTATATTTCGTGGAGAGCTTCAGGATGTTATAAAACCAGATCTAAACGAGGCATCGCTTGTTTTCCCTCCAAAGATTTCGTTTCCACAAAAACATTTGTCTCTGATGGAAAGCTTGTGGTTCACTAAAGCTAATTACGTTACAAGGAGATTTGTGTTTGATGCCAAAGCCATCTCCACTCTGCGAGATAGGACAAAAGGCAAACTAGCGGTTCCACCGAGTCGCATTGAGACTCTGTCATGTTTCATTTGGAAATGTAGCATGACTGCATCGAAGATAATATCAGGTACCACAAAGCCGTCTATTTTGGCTGAAGCAGTGAATCTCCGGCAAAAGACGAAGCCACCCATGTCCGATGCCTCCTCTGGTAATTTGTTCTGGTGGGCAATTGCAGTTGCCAACCCTACAGATACAAACACAGAGTTGCATGATCTGGTGGGCCTGTTAAGTGAAGCAATTGCAGTGTATAAAAGTGATTACACGCATACTCTTCAAGGTGAAGATGGGTTTGAAATCTTGTCTGATTACTGTGACCAGCTAGAAGAGTTATTTTCCCTGGAGAAACCAGATATATTTGCATTTACGAGCTGGAGCCACATGAGTTTAACTCGTCCAAACTTTGGATGGGGAGAGCCCTTTTGGGTTGGTGTCATGGGAAAAGCTGGTGCTGAGTTTAGAAACCTCACAGTATTCATTGATACAACAGATGGTAAAGGAATAGAGGCATGGATCACCTTAGATGAGCAAAGAATGGCCATACTGCAACATGATCCTGAGTTTTTAGCATTTGCTTCTCCAAATCCAAGGATTTCTAGCCTGTAA